Proteins from one Mixophyes fleayi isolate aMixFle1 chromosome 9, aMixFle1.hap1, whole genome shotgun sequence genomic window:
- the LOC142102102 gene encoding uncharacterized protein LOC142102102 isoform X6: MEHTNMPMIKGLFLLILLMIETNAQSTIPSTGSTSANIVTTPASTGSTSANIVTTPASTGSTSANIVTTPASTGSTSANIVTTPASTGSTSANIVTTPASTGSTSANIVTTPVSTGSTSANILTSTGSTSTNIVTTPASTVSTSVNTVSTFASTGSTSANTGSTSANIVSTSASTESTSVNTGSTSVNTESTTANTGSTSVNTESTSANTGSTSVSTGSTSANTASTSVNTESTSANTGSTSVSTGSTSANTASTSLNTGSTSANTGSTSVNTGSTSANTGSTSLNTGSTSANTGSTSVNTGSTSANTGSTSVNTGSTSVNTGSTSLNTGSTSANTASTSVNTGSTSANTGSTSLNTGSTSANTGSTSANTGSTSANTGSTSVNTGSTSANTGSTSVNTGSTSVNTGSTSLNTGSTSANTGSTSANTGSTSANTASTSVNTGSTSANTGSTSLNTGSTSANTGSTSANTGSTSANTASTSVNTGSTSANTGSTSTNTKTTSANNQSGIALADTTGGMAFWIVILISLGVIAAFVLSVFFCFKVLAPRCATSTSSSYNPNLATREGCSSFNRPRDHCSPFSPTLESSIEMSGVYNMGGQHDKNTGRAGRFYNA; the protein is encoded by the exons ATGGAACATACAAATATGCCAATGATAAAAGGACTTTTTCTCCTCATTCTCCTAATGATCGAAACAA ATGCACAATCGACAATTCCAAGCACGGGAAGCACAAGTGCCAACATTGTAACCACCCCAGCAAGTACTGGAAGCACAAGTGCCAACATTGTAACTACCCCAGCAAGTACTGGAAGCACAAGTGCCAACATTGTAACTACCCCAGCAAGTACTGGAAGCACAAGTGCCAACATTGTAACTACCCCAGCAAGTACTGGAAGCACAAGTGCCAACATTGTAACTACCCCAGCAAGTACTGGAAGCACAAGTGCCAACATTGTAACTACCCCAGTAAGTACTGGAAGCACAAGTGCCAACATTTTAA CAAGCACTGGAAGCACAAGTACCAACATTGTAACTACCCCAGCAAGCACTGTGAGCACAAGTGTCAACACTGTAAGTACATTTGCAAGCACCGGAAGCACAAGTGCAAACACTGGAAGCACAAGTGCCAACATTGTAAGTACCTCTGCAAGCACTGAAAGCACAAGTGTCAACACTGGAAGTACCTCTGTAAACACTGAAAGCACAACTGCCAACACTGGAAGCACCTCTGTAAACACTGAAAGCACAAGTGCCAACACTGGTAGCACCTCTGTAAGCACTGGAAGCACAAGTGCCAACACTGCTAGCACCTCTGTAAACACTGAAAGCACAAGTGCCAACACTGGTAGCACCTCTGTAAGCACTGGAAGCACAAGTGCCAACACTGCTAGCAC CTCTTTAAACACTGGAAGCACAAGTGCCAACACTGGTAGCACCTCTGTTAACACTGGAAGCACAAGTGCAAACACTGGTAGCAC CTCTTTAAACACTGGAAGCACAAGTGCCAACACTGGTAGCACCTCTGTAAACACTGGAAGCACAAGTGCAAACACTGGTAGCACCTCTGTAAACACTGGAAGCACAAGTGTCAACACTGGTAGCACCTCTTTAAACACTGGAAGCACAAGTGCCAACACTGCTAGCACCTCTGTAAACACTGGAAGCACAAGTGCAAACACTGGTAGCACCTCTTTAAACACTGGAAGCACAAGTGCCAACACTGGTAGCACCTCTGCAAACACTGGAAGCACAAGTGCCAACACTGGTAGCAC CTCTGTAAACACTGGAAGCACAAGTGCAAACACTGGTAGCACCTCTGTAAACACTGGAAGCACAAGTGTCAACACTGGTAGCACCTCTTTAAACACTGGAAGCACAAGTGCCAACACTGGTAGCACCTCTGCAAACACTGGAAGCACAAGTGCCAACACTGCTAGCACCTCTGTAAACACTGGAAGCACAAGTGCAAACACTGGTAGCACCTCTTTAAACACTGGAAGCACAAGTGCCAACACTGGTAGCACCTCTGCAAACACTGGAAGCACAAGTGCCAACACTGCTAGCACCTCTGTAAACACTGGAAGCACAAGTGCCAACACTGGAAGTACCTCTACAAACACCAAAACTACCTCTGCAAACAATCAAAGCGGCATAGCCTTAGCTg ATACAACAGGAGGCATGGCATTCTGGATTGTCATACTTATAAGTCTTGGTGTAATTGCAGCCTTTGTcttatctgtgtttttttgttttaag GTTTTGGCACCCAGATGCGCCACAAGTACTTCAAGCTCCTATAACCCAAATCTAGCTACCCGGGAAGGTTGTTCATCTTTTAATAGACCAAGAGACCATTGCAGCCCTTTTTCTCCCACATTGGAAAGCAGCATAGAAATGTCTGGGGTATACAATATGGGAGGGCAGCATGATAAAAATACAGGAAGAGCTGGCAGGTTCTATAATGCTTAA
- the LOC142102102 gene encoding uncharacterized protein LOC142102102 isoform X9 — MEHTNMPMIKGLFLLILLMIETNAQSTIPSTGSTSANIVTTPASTGSTSANIVTTPASTGSTSANIVTTPASTGSTSANIVTTPASTGSTSANIVTTPASTGSTSANIVTTPVSTGSTSANILSTPASTESTSVNIVSTPASTGSTSTNIVTTPASTVSTSVNTVSTFASTGSTSANTGSTSANIVSTSASTESTSVNTGSTSVNTESTTANTGSTSVNTESTSANTGSTSVSTGSTSANTASTSVNTESTSANTGSTSVSTGSTSANTASTSLNTGSTSANTGSTSVNTGSTSANTGSTSLNTGSTSANTGSTSVNTGSTSANTGSTSVNTGSTSVNTGSTSLNTGSTSANTASTSVNTGSTSANTGSTSLNTGSTSANTGSTSANTGSTSANTGSTSVNTGSTSANTGSTSVNTGSTSVNTGSTSLNTGSTSANTGSTSANTGSTSANTASTSVNTGSTSANTGSTSVNTGSTSANTGSTSTNTKTTSANNQSGIALADTTGGMAFWIVILISLGVIAAFVLSVFFCFKVLAPRCATSTSSSYNPNLATREGCSSFNRPRDHCSPFSPTLESSIEMSGVYNMGGQHDKNTGRAGRFYNA, encoded by the exons ATGGAACATACAAATATGCCAATGATAAAAGGACTTTTTCTCCTCATTCTCCTAATGATCGAAACAA ATGCACAATCGACAATTCCAAGCACGGGAAGCACAAGTGCCAACATTGTAACCACCCCAGCAAGTACTGGAAGCACAAGTGCCAACATTGTAACTACCCCAGCAAGTACTGGAAGCACAAGTGCCAACATTGTAACTACCCCAGCAAGTACTGGAAGCACAAGTGCCAACATTGTAACTACCCCAGCAAGTACTGGAAGCACAAGTGCCAACATTGTAACTACCCCAGCAAGTACTGGAAGCACAAGTGCCAACATTGTAACTACCCCAGTAAGTACTGGAAGCACAAGTGCCAACATTTTAAGTACCCCAGCAAGCACTGAAAGCACAAGTGTTAACATTGTAAGTACCCCAGCAAGCACTGGAAGCACAAGTACCAACATTGTAACTACCCCAGCAAGCACTGTGAGCACAAGTGTCAACACTGTAAGTACATTTGCAAGCACCGGAAGCACAAGTGCAAACACTGGAAGCACAAGTGCCAACATTGTAAGTACCTCTGCAAGCACTGAAAGCACAAGTGTCAACACTGGAAGTACCTCTGTAAACACTGAAAGCACAACTGCCAACACTGGAAGCACCTCTGTAAACACTGAAAGCACAAGTGCCAACACTGGTAGCACCTCTGTAAGCACTGGAAGCACAAGTGCCAACACTGCTAGCACCTCTGTAAACACTGAAAGCACAAGTGCCAACACTGGTAGCACCTCTGTAAGCACTGGAAGCACAAGTGCCAACACTGCTAGCAC CTCTTTAAACACTGGAAGCACAAGTGCCAACACTGGTAGCACCTCTGTTAACACTGGAAGCACAAGTGCAAACACTGGTAGCAC CTCTTTAAACACTGGAAGCACAAGTGCCAACACTGGTAGCACCTCTGTAAACACTGGAAGCACAAGTGCAAACACTGGTAGCACCTCTGTAAACACTGGAAGCACAAGTGTCAACACTGGTAGCACCTCTTTAAACACTGGAAGCACAAGTGCCAACACTGCTAGCACCTCTGTAAACACTGGAAGCACAAGTGCAAACACTGGTAGCACCTCTTTAAACACTGGAAGCACAAGTGCCAACACTGGTAGCACCTCTGCAAACACTGGAAGCACAAGTGCCAACACTGGTAGCAC CTCTGTAAACACTGGAAGCACAAGTGCAAACACTGGTAGCACCTCTGTAAACACTGGAAGCACAAGTGTCAACACTGGTAGCACCTCTTTAAACACTGGAAGCACAAGTGCCAACACTGGTAGCACCTCTGCAAACACTGGAAGCACAAGTGCCAACACTGCTAGCACCTCTGTAAACACTGGAAGCACAAGTGCAAACACTGGTAGCAC CTCTGTAAACACTGGAAGCACAAGTGCCAACACTGGAAGTACCTCTACAAACACCAAAACTACCTCTGCAAACAATCAAAGCGGCATAGCCTTAGCTg ATACAACAGGAGGCATGGCATTCTGGATTGTCATACTTATAAGTCTTGGTGTAATTGCAGCCTTTGTcttatctgtgtttttttgttttaag GTTTTGGCACCCAGATGCGCCACAAGTACTTCAAGCTCCTATAACCCAAATCTAGCTACCCGGGAAGGTTGTTCATCTTTTAATAGACCAAGAGACCATTGCAGCCCTTTTTCTCCCACATTGGAAAGCAGCATAGAAATGTCTGGGGTATACAATATGGGAGGGCAGCATGATAAAAATACAGGAAGAGCTGGCAGGTTCTATAATGCTTAA
- the LOC142102102 gene encoding uncharacterized protein LOC142102102 isoform X3 — MEHTNMPMIKGLFLLILLMIETNAQSTIPSTGSTSANIVTTPASTGSTSANIVTTPASTGSTSANIVTTPASTGSTSANIVTTPASTGSTSANIVTTPASTGSTSANIVTTPVSTGSTSANILSTPASTESTSVNIVSTPASTGSTSTNIVTTPASTVSTSVNTVSTFASTGSTSANTGSTSANIVSTSASTESTSVNTGSTSVNTESTTANTGSTSVNTESTSANTGSTSVSTGSTSANTASTSVNTESTSANTGSTSVSTGSTSANTASTSLNTGSTSANTGSTSVNTGSTSANTGSTSLNTGSTSANTGSTSVNTGSTSANTGSTSVNTGSTSVNTGSTSLNTGSTSANTASTSVNTGSTSANTGSTSLNTGSTSANTGSTSANTGSTSANTGSTSVNTGSTSANTGSTSLNTGSTSANTGSTSANTGSTSANTASTSVNTGSTSANTGSTSLNTGSTSANTGSTSANTGSTSANTASTSVNTGSTSANTGSTSTNTKTTSANNQSGIALADTTGGMAFWIVILISLGVIAAFVLSVFFCFKVLAPRCATSTSSSYNPNLATREGCSSFNRPRDHCSPFSPTLESSIEMSGVYNMGGQHDKNTGRAGRFYNA, encoded by the exons ATGGAACATACAAATATGCCAATGATAAAAGGACTTTTTCTCCTCATTCTCCTAATGATCGAAACAA ATGCACAATCGACAATTCCAAGCACGGGAAGCACAAGTGCCAACATTGTAACCACCCCAGCAAGTACTGGAAGCACAAGTGCCAACATTGTAACTACCCCAGCAAGTACTGGAAGCACAAGTGCCAACATTGTAACTACCCCAGCAAGTACTGGAAGCACAAGTGCCAACATTGTAACTACCCCAGCAAGTACTGGAAGCACAAGTGCCAACATTGTAACTACCCCAGCAAGTACTGGAAGCACAAGTGCCAACATTGTAACTACCCCAGTAAGTACTGGAAGCACAAGTGCCAACATTTTAAGTACCCCAGCAAGCACTGAAAGCACAAGTGTTAACATTGTAAGTACCCCAGCAAGCACTGGAAGCACAAGTACCAACATTGTAACTACCCCAGCAAGCACTGTGAGCACAAGTGTCAACACTGTAAGTACATTTGCAAGCACCGGAAGCACAAGTGCAAACACTGGAAGCACAAGTGCCAACATTGTAAGTACCTCTGCAAGCACTGAAAGCACAAGTGTCAACACTGGAAGTACCTCTGTAAACACTGAAAGCACAACTGCCAACACTGGAAGCACCTCTGTAAACACTGAAAGCACAAGTGCCAACACTGGTAGCACCTCTGTAAGCACTGGAAGCACAAGTGCCAACACTGCTAGCACCTCTGTAAACACTGAAAGCACAAGTGCCAACACTGGTAGCACCTCTGTAAGCACTGGAAGCACAAGTGCCAACACTGCTAGCAC CTCTTTAAACACTGGAAGCACAAGTGCCAACACTGGTAGCACCTCTGTTAACACTGGAAGCACAAGTGCAAACACTGGTAGCAC CTCTTTAAACACTGGAAGCACAAGTGCCAACACTGGTAGCACCTCTGTAAACACTGGAAGCACAAGTGCAAACACTGGTAGCACCTCTGTAAACACTGGAAGCACAAGTGTCAACACTGGTAGCACCTCTTTAAACACTGGAAGCACAAGTGCCAACACTGCTAGCACCTCTGTAAACACTGGAAGCACAAGTGCAAACACTGGTAGCACCTCTTTAAACACTGGAAGCACAAGTGCCAACACTGGTAGCACCTCTGCAAACACTGGAAGCACAAGTGCCAACACTGGTAGCAC CTCTGTAAACACTGGAAGCACAAGTGCAAACACTGGTAGCAC CTCTTTAAACACTGGAAGCACAAGTGCCAACACTGGTAGCACCTCTGCAAACACTGGAAGCACAAGTGCCAACACTGCTAGCACCTCTGTAAACACTGGAAGCACAAGTGCAAACACTGGTAGCACCTCTTTAAACACTGGAAGCACAAGTGCCAACACTGGTAGCACCTCTGCAAACACTGGAAGCACAAGTGCCAACACTGCTAGCACCTCTGTAAACACTGGAAGCACAAGTGCCAACACTGGAAGTACCTCTACAAACACCAAAACTACCTCTGCAAACAATCAAAGCGGCATAGCCTTAGCTg ATACAACAGGAGGCATGGCATTCTGGATTGTCATACTTATAAGTCTTGGTGTAATTGCAGCCTTTGTcttatctgtgtttttttgttttaag GTTTTGGCACCCAGATGCGCCACAAGTACTTCAAGCTCCTATAACCCAAATCTAGCTACCCGGGAAGGTTGTTCATCTTTTAATAGACCAAGAGACCATTGCAGCCCTTTTTCTCCCACATTGGAAAGCAGCATAGAAATGTCTGGGGTATACAATATGGGAGGGCAGCATGATAAAAATACAGGAAGAGCTGGCAGGTTCTATAATGCTTAA
- the LOC142102102 gene encoding uncharacterized protein LOC142102102 isoform X11 has product MEHTNMPMIKGLFLLILLMIETNAQSTIPSTGSTSANIVTTPASTGSTSANIVTTPASTGSTSANIVTTPASTGSTSANIVTTPASTGSTSANIVTTPASTGSTSANIVTTPVSTGSTSANILSTPASTESTSVNIVSTPASTGSTSTNIVTTPASTVSTSVNTVSTFASTGSTSANTGSTSANIVSTSASTESTSVNTGSTSVNTESTTANTGSTSVNTESTSANTGSTSVSTGSTSANTASTSVNTESTSANTGSTSVSTGSTSANTASTSLNTGSTSANTGSTSVNTGSTSANTGSTSLNTGSTSANTGSTSVNTGSTSANTGSTSVNTGSTSVNTGSTSLNTGSTSANTASTSVNTGSTSANTGSTSLNTGSTSANTGSTSANTGSTSANTGSTSVNTGSTSANTGSTSVNTGSTSVNTGSTSVNTGSTSANTGSTSLNTGSTSANTGSTSANTGSTSANTASTSVNTGSTSANTGSTSTNTKTTSANNQSGIALADTTGGMAFWIVILISLGVIAAFVLSVFFCFKVLAPRCATSTSSSYNPNLATREGCSSFNRPRDHCSPFSPTLESSIEMSGVYNMGGQHDKNTGRAGRFYNA; this is encoded by the exons ATGGAACATACAAATATGCCAATGATAAAAGGACTTTTTCTCCTCATTCTCCTAATGATCGAAACAA ATGCACAATCGACAATTCCAAGCACGGGAAGCACAAGTGCCAACATTGTAACCACCCCAGCAAGTACTGGAAGCACAAGTGCCAACATTGTAACTACCCCAGCAAGTACTGGAAGCACAAGTGCCAACATTGTAACTACCCCAGCAAGTACTGGAAGCACAAGTGCCAACATTGTAACTACCCCAGCAAGTACTGGAAGCACAAGTGCCAACATTGTAACTACCCCAGCAAGTACTGGAAGCACAAGTGCCAACATTGTAACTACCCCAGTAAGTACTGGAAGCACAAGTGCCAACATTTTAAGTACCCCAGCAAGCACTGAAAGCACAAGTGTTAACATTGTAAGTACCCCAGCAAGCACTGGAAGCACAAGTACCAACATTGTAACTACCCCAGCAAGCACTGTGAGCACAAGTGTCAACACTGTAAGTACATTTGCAAGCACCGGAAGCACAAGTGCAAACACTGGAAGCACAAGTGCCAACATTGTAAGTACCTCTGCAAGCACTGAAAGCACAAGTGTCAACACTGGAAGTACCTCTGTAAACACTGAAAGCACAACTGCCAACACTGGAAGCACCTCTGTAAACACTGAAAGCACAAGTGCCAACACTGGTAGCACCTCTGTAAGCACTGGAAGCACAAGTGCCAACACTGCTAGCACCTCTGTAAACACTGAAAGCACAAGTGCCAACACTGGTAGCACCTCTGTAAGCACTGGAAGCACAAGTGCCAACACTGCTAGCAC CTCTTTAAACACTGGAAGCACAAGTGCCAACACTGGTAGCACCTCTGTTAACACTGGAAGCACAAGTGCAAACACTGGTAGCAC CTCTTTAAACACTGGAAGCACAAGTGCCAACACTGGTAGCACCTCTGTAAACACTGGAAGCACAAGTGCAAACACTGGTAGCACCTCTGTAAACACTGGAAGCACAAGTGTCAACACTGGTAGCACCTCTTTAAACACTGGAAGCACAAGTGCCAACACTGCTAGCACCTCTGTAAACACTGGAAGCACAAGTGCAAACACTGGTAGCACCTCTTTAAACACTGGAAGCACAAGTGCCAACACTGGTAGCACCTCTGCAAACACTGGAAGCACAAGTGCCAACACTGGTAGCAC CTCTGTAAACACTGGAAGCACAAGTGCAAACACTGGTAGCACCTCTGTAAACACTGGAAGCACAAGTGTCAACACTGGTAGCAC CTCTGTAAACACTGGAAGCACAAGTGCAAACACTGGTAGCACCTCTTTAAACACTGGAAGCACAAGTGCCAACACTGGTAGCACCTCTGCAAACACTGGAAGCACAAGTGCCAACACTGCTAGCACCTCTGTAAACACTGGAAGCACAAGTGCCAACACTGGAAGTACCTCTACAAACACCAAAACTACCTCTGCAAACAATCAAAGCGGCATAGCCTTAGCTg ATACAACAGGAGGCATGGCATTCTGGATTGTCATACTTATAAGTCTTGGTGTAATTGCAGCCTTTGTcttatctgtgtttttttgttttaag GTTTTGGCACCCAGATGCGCCACAAGTACTTCAAGCTCCTATAACCCAAATCTAGCTACCCGGGAAGGTTGTTCATCTTTTAATAGACCAAGAGACCATTGCAGCCCTTTTTCTCCCACATTGGAAAGCAGCATAGAAATGTCTGGGGTATACAATATGGGAGGGCAGCATGATAAAAATACAGGAAGAGCTGGCAGGTTCTATAATGCTTAA
- the LOC142102102 gene encoding uncharacterized protein LOC142102102 isoform X4 has translation MEHTNMPMIKGLFLLILLMIETNAQSTIPSTGSTSANIVTTPASTGSTSANIVTTPASTGSTSANIVTTPASTGSTSANIVTTPASTGSTSANIVTTPASTGSTSANIVTTPVSTGSTSANILSTPASTESTSVNIVSTPASTGSTSTNIVTTPASTVSTSVNTVSTFASTGSTSANTGSTSANIVSTSASTESTSVNTGSTSVNTESTTANTGSTSVNTESTSANTGSTSVSTGSTSANTASTSVNTESTSANTGSTSVSTGSTSANTASTSLNTGSTSANTGSTSVNTGSTSANTGSTSLNTGSTSANTGSTSVNTGSTSANTGSTSVNTGSTSVNTGSTSVNTGSTSANTGSTSLNTGSTSANTGSTSANTGSTSANTGSTSVNTGSTSANTGSTSVNTGSTSVNTGSTSLNTGSTSANTGSTSANTGSTSANTASTSVNTGSTSANTGSTSLNTGSTSANTGSTSANTGSTSANTASTSVNTGSTSANTGSTSTNTKTTSANNQSGIALADTTGGMAFWIVILISLGVIAAFVLSVFFCFKVLAPRCATSTSSSYNPNLATREGCSSFNRPRDHCSPFSPTLESSIEMSGVYNMGGQHDKNTGRAGRFYNA, from the exons ATGGAACATACAAATATGCCAATGATAAAAGGACTTTTTCTCCTCATTCTCCTAATGATCGAAACAA ATGCACAATCGACAATTCCAAGCACGGGAAGCACAAGTGCCAACATTGTAACCACCCCAGCAAGTACTGGAAGCACAAGTGCCAACATTGTAACTACCCCAGCAAGTACTGGAAGCACAAGTGCCAACATTGTAACTACCCCAGCAAGTACTGGAAGCACAAGTGCCAACATTGTAACTACCCCAGCAAGTACTGGAAGCACAAGTGCCAACATTGTAACTACCCCAGCAAGTACTGGAAGCACAAGTGCCAACATTGTAACTACCCCAGTAAGTACTGGAAGCACAAGTGCCAACATTTTAAGTACCCCAGCAAGCACTGAAAGCACAAGTGTTAACATTGTAAGTACCCCAGCAAGCACTGGAAGCACAAGTACCAACATTGTAACTACCCCAGCAAGCACTGTGAGCACAAGTGTCAACACTGTAAGTACATTTGCAAGCACCGGAAGCACAAGTGCAAACACTGGAAGCACAAGTGCCAACATTGTAAGTACCTCTGCAAGCACTGAAAGCACAAGTGTCAACACTGGAAGTACCTCTGTAAACACTGAAAGCACAACTGCCAACACTGGAAGCACCTCTGTAAACACTGAAAGCACAAGTGCCAACACTGGTAGCACCTCTGTAAGCACTGGAAGCACAAGTGCCAACACTGCTAGCACCTCTGTAAACACTGAAAGCACAAGTGCCAACACTGGTAGCACCTCTGTAAGCACTGGAAGCACAAGTGCCAACACTGCTAGCAC CTCTTTAAACACTGGAAGCACAAGTGCCAACACTGGTAGCACCTCTGTTAACACTGGAAGCACAAGTGCAAACACTGGTAGCAC CTCTTTAAACACTGGAAGCACAAGTGCCAACACTGGTAGCACCTCTGTAAACACTGGAAGCACAAGTGCAAACACTGGTAGCACCTCTGTAAACACTGGAAGCACAAGTGTCAACACTGGTAGCAC CTCTGTAAACACTGGAAGCACAAGTGCAAACACTGGTAGCACCTCTTTAAACACTGGAAGCACAAGTGCCAACACTGGTAGCACCTCTGCAAACACTGGAAGCACAAGTGCCAACACTGGTAGCAC CTCTGTAAACACTGGAAGCACAAGTGCAAACACTGGTAGCACCTCTGTAAACACTGGAAGCACAAGTGTCAACACTGGTAGCACCTCTTTAAACACTGGAAGCACAAGTGCCAACACTGGTAGCACCTCTGCAAACACTGGAAGCACAAGTGCCAACACTGCTAGCACCTCTGTAAACACTGGAAGCACAAGTGCAAACACTGGTAGCACCTCTTTAAACACTGGAAGCACAAGTGCCAACACTGGTAGCACCTCTGCAAACACTGGAAGCACAAGTGCCAACACTGCTAGCACCTCTGTAAACACTGGAAGCACAAGTGCCAACACTGGAAGTACCTCTACAAACACCAAAACTACCTCTGCAAACAATCAAAGCGGCATAGCCTTAGCTg ATACAACAGGAGGCATGGCATTCTGGATTGTCATACTTATAAGTCTTGGTGTAATTGCAGCCTTTGTcttatctgtgtttttttgttttaag GTTTTGGCACCCAGATGCGCCACAAGTACTTCAAGCTCCTATAACCCAAATCTAGCTACCCGGGAAGGTTGTTCATCTTTTAATAGACCAAGAGACCATTGCAGCCCTTTTTCTCCCACATTGGAAAGCAGCATAGAAATGTCTGGGGTATACAATATGGGAGGGCAGCATGATAAAAATACAGGAAGAGCTGGCAGGTTCTATAATGCTTAA